The following are from one region of the Nicotiana tomentosiformis chromosome 7, ASM39032v3, whole genome shotgun sequence genome:
- the LOC117277455 gene encoding secreted RxLR effector protein 161-like, translating into MESRTKLSKFDEGEKVNLTFFKGLVGSLRYLTCTGPDILFAVGVVNHFIEAPTSTHLKVARRILRYIKDTFDFGLFYSSSNVFNLMGYCDSDYAGDIDDRKNTIDFVFFLGDSVISWSSNKQSIVTLSTHDVEYVAATSCTCHAIWSTILLKELNLPQIEATEICIDKKSAQALAKNPVYHDRNKHIDTRYHFIRECIIKKE; encoded by the coding sequence ATGGAGAGTAggacaaaattgtccaagtttgatgaaggagaaaaagTGAATCTTACATTTTTCAAAGGTCTCGtgggaagtttgaggtacttgacttgtaccgggccagatatactctttgcGGTTGGAGTAGTAAATCACTTCATAGAAGCTCCTACCTCCACTCATTTAAAAGTCgctagaagaattcttcgttacATAAAAGATACATTTGATTTTGggctattttattcttcttctaacGTTTTCAACCTTATGGGAtattgtgatagtgattatgcaggagatattgatgatagaaaaaacACAATcgattttgtatttttcttgggtgattctgttatttcttggagttcaaaTAAACAGTCCATAGTTACTCTCTCGACTCATGATGTTGAATATGTTGCAGCAACATCATGTACGTGTCATGCTATTTGGTCGACAATATTGTTGAAGGAACTCAATTTACCACAAATTGaagctacagagatttgtattGACAAAAAATCTGCACAGGCACTCGCGAAAAATCCTGTGTATCATGATCGAAACAAG